In Rhizoctonia solani chromosome 7, complete sequence, one DNA window encodes the following:
- a CDS encoding AAA family ATPase, with the protein MSRRESIIPGNVRYAWPDRPLGERIVDHGRQGFVQQYKIVYHTGFERIATASKKPRNSLEGVTIDNYAIGDTVVVATKAGEPCLAVIVSMWYISAPGRLDSADDDDFLDETRMHILVHKFLRPAVDLPKIRSQRPYRKKEVYYAVNRESSSIKLRVNPSAINRATNEEPLSQNNPPRMQHDFLCLSAHDAQLGIYYDFAWDLFRKQALKLSDPSIEFQDFNGEGWNIRVDKPLPVHSRSRTIATPKAKSSEKTPRASKKRQSAPKASSRSASRGPTTPTRSTSRQRQIPATVYKDDEESDSDTSSSAGGSDIYEPVLDEPEEPDLEAEGVLEPDELGEGDDPVTDEEDEGIPQTPRKARLGSASPTKRGRGRPKKDTGEPKTPSRPRVKGIAAPTPHSKAALRKRRSAIDLSRLRGISNADGDPSLGVAASSLPDTVGSDPHVRAMYALHVGARPGALPCRDNELIRVLGDVADLVTSGVGGCIYISGLPGTGKTATVHAVIRELKGMAMRNEISPFSYVEINGLRIPEPSAAYALLWEAISGHDAAQHGHLSISSKEALRRLTRHFNSRTSAGSHTCVVLMDELDQMVTTKQDVVYNFFNWPNLPDSNLVVVAVANTHDLPERTMSAKVRSRLGMERINFEAYTVQQLVEIVNARLEVAKAGQPDHPPVMKPDAVNFAARKVASIFGDARRVLDVCRCVPFPLESLPSVPEYVSRRAVEVCHTSQGSRTVAIQDVVEVIKSMDKSSTADYIRDCSFHERLLLASMISRMRRAGVDSVKWDDVITYHMSQSVMLGKHKPTRTELRMILDSLVLSRAVIAEDSAQVAEGDRLVALKLERDAVERILCADDLGGERWKSILGL; encoded by the exons ATGTCTCGACGAGAAAGCATTATCCCAGGCAACGTTCGCTACGCGTGGCCTGATCGGCCGCTTGGTGAAAGGATCGTAGACCATGGACGACAAGGCTTTGTTCAACAGTATAAGATAGTGTATCACACTGGCTTTGAACGGATCGCAACTGCTAGCAAAAAGCCAAGAAATTCTCTGGAAGGGGTGACCATTGATAACTATGCTATTGGTGACACGGTGGTTGTTGCCACCAAAGCTGGCGAGCCCTGTCTTGCTGTAATCGTCTCTATGTGGTACATTTCAGCTCCTGGAAGACTAGATTCagccgacgacgacgactTTTTAGATGAAACGCGCATGCATATTCTAGTACACAAATTTCTCCGCCCCGCTGTAGATCTCCCTAAGATTCGTTCACAGCGCCCCTATCGCAAG AAAGAGGTTTATTACGCGGTCAACCGAGAAAGCTCTAGCATTAAGCTCAGAGTCAATCCGTCAGCGATC AACCGAGCcactaatgaagaaccacTGTCTCAGAATAATCCTCCG CGGATGCAGCATGATTTTCTTTGTTTGTCTGCCCATGATGCCCAACTTGGTATCTACTATGACTTTGCATGGGATCTCTTCCGCAAGCAAGCACTGAAACTGTCTGACCCGTCAATCGAATTTCAGGACTTTAATGGAGAGGGGTGGAATATTAGGGTTGATAAACCCTTGCCAGTTCATTCTAGATCAAGAACAATTGCGACGCCCAAAGCTAAATCTTCCGAAAAGACACCTAGGGCATCGAAGAAGAGACAGTCAGCGCCCAAGGCAAGTAGTAGATCAGCCTCGAGAGGCCCAACCACTCCTACTAGATCTACTTCCCGCCAACGTCAAATACCAGCCACGGTCTATAAAGACGATGAAGAAAGCGACTCGGACACTTCGTCCAGCGCGGGAGGCTCTGACATATATGAACCAGTCTTGGATGAACCCGAGGAACCTGATTTGGAAGCGGAAGGGGTTCTCGAGCCCGACGAACTAGGGGAAGGAGACGACCCCGTGActgatgaggaagatgaGGGTATCCCTCAGACACCACGAAAGGCACGGCTCGGTTCTGCTAGTCCTACTAAACGGGGACGCGGTCGACCAAAGAAGGACACTGGCGAGCCCAAAACCCCATCTCGGCCGCGTGTAAAAGGAATTGCTGCGCCTACTCCTCATTCGAAGGCTGCTCTTAGAAAACGGCGGAGCGCAATTGACTTGTCTCGCCTAAGAGGAATCTCCAACGCCG ATGGAGATCCGTCATTGGGAGTGGCCGCTTCTTCCCTTCCTGATACTGTAGGCTCAGATCCTCATGTGAGAGCCATGTATGCACTACACGTTGGCGCACGGCCAGGAGCGTTACCATGCAGAGACAACGAACTCATACGTGTGTTGGGGGATGTGGCAGATCTAGTAACGTCCGGGGTTGGGGGTTGCATTT ATATTTCTGGATTGCCTGGAACTGGCAAAACCGCAACTGTCCATGCTGTCATACGAGAGCTCAAAGGAATGGCTATGAGAAAT GAAATCAGCCCCTTTTCGTATGTTGAGATTAATGGCCTACGTATACCTGAGCCAAGCGCCGCATACGCTCTACTGTGGGAGGCTATCTCAGGCCATGATGCTGCACAGCACGGCCATTTAAGTATTAGTTCCAAGGAGGCACTACGACGGTTAACCAGACATTTCAACAGCAGAACGAGTGCTGGAAGCCATACTTG TGTCGTGTTGATGGACGAATTGGACCAAATGGTCACAACTAAGCAAGATGTCGTTTATAATTTCTTTAACTGGCCGAATTTACCCGATTCGAACTTGGTGGTCGTCGCAGTGGCCAATACTCATGATCTTCCTGAGCGAACTATGAGTGCTAAAGTTAGGAGTCGATTAG GGATGGAAAGGATCAATTTTGAGGCGTACACCGTCCAACAACTGGTGGAAATTGTCAATGCCCGTCTTGAAGTAGCAAAAGCGGGCCAGCCCGACCACCCACCCGTGATGAAACCGGACGCAGTCAACTTCGCAGCCAGGAAGGTTGCTAGTATTTTCGGCGATGCAAGGCGTGTATTAGATGTATGCCGGTGTGTACCCTTCCCCTTGGAATCGCTACCCTCAGTTCCTGAATACGTATCAAGGCGTGCAGTCGAAGTGTGTCACACCTCACAAGGCTCTCGAACTGTTGCAATTCAAGATGTAGTCGAGGTTATCAAGAGCATGGACAAATCCTCGACGGCTGATTATATTCGCGATTGTAGCTTTCACGAGAGGCTTCTGCTTGCTAGTATGATTAGCCGTATGCGTCGTGCTGGCGTAGATTCGGTCAAGTGGGACGAT GTTATCACTTATCATATGTCGCAGAGTGTGATGCTGGGCAAACACAAACCAACACGGACCGAGCTGCGTATGATACTCGATTCGTTAGTTTTGTCTCGTGCGGTTATTGCGGAAGACTCCGCACAAGTTGCAGAAGGCGATCGATTAGTTGCTCTGAAACTTGAGCGGGATGCTGTTGAAAGGATCTTATGTGCCGATGACCTAGGTGGGGAGAGGTGGAAAAGTATATTAGGGCTCTAG
- a CDS encoding carbohydrate esterase family 10 protein — MRYPGVSLILWFSIVAKGDFIKQARRFLRDPLRSAAYRGIALQASSAMGPNRWQTLINATTNEQPICIQSAPITYDATVSEDCLYLSLWKPNNITAKIPVMVFIYGGGFLNGSAPAYPGDKILGAAFRLDKPVVYLAMNYRLGIYGFPPGQQSENAGALNLGLKDQRLALEWVNKNIELFGGDPTKVMIFGESAGAMSSSIDAEWISIKASGILVNFARSVNEFEHSYTALPASYPPRQAAYEFIANATGCANDDFECLRNADAETLKQANYDVFKLPSNLVSLDPYPTAVGPTLSSGDPFLSRPPRQTIHEGKFAKVPFVCGTNLDEGTLFTTNPNTTQEVVSFLTTQLPGLTFGITNTSIVDQLLNYYPEDPGAGSPYNTGNNTFGKAAQYKRAASVIGDLIFEAPRRDFLQAARKLGIPSWSYQFAQTGLAPDSPELGVPHASEILFVVQYLPEEPESHVELGIDIIDYWISLAYNLNPSATGNPSRITWPAYGAAAVSLKLEAANTTVIQDNYRGDGIDFIQSNILT, encoded by the exons ATGCGTTACCCCGGCGTTTCGCTTATTCTCTGGTTTTCCATTGTCGCCAAAGGGGATTTCATCAAG CAAGCAAGACGTTTTCTACGGGATCCCCTTCGCTCAGCCGCCTACCGGGGCATTGCGCTTCAAGCCTCCTCAGCCATGGGCCCCAACCGATGGCAGACCCTTATTAATGCAACCACCAACGAGCAGCCAATCTGTATTCAGAGCGCCCCGATCACATATGATGCAACTGTCTCCGAAGACTGTCTCTATCTAAGTCTCT GGAAACCAAATAATATAACAGCAAAAATCCCAGTGATGGTGTTCATAT ATGGAGGTGGGTTCTTGAACGGATCTGCACCTGCGTACCCCGGGGACAAGATTCTCGGAGCTGCATTCCGCCTA GACAAGCCTGTGGTGTATTTGGCTATGAATTATCGACTTGGCATCTATGGAT TCCCCCCAGGTCAACAATCCGAAAATGCTGGCGCTCTCAATCTCGGCTTGAAGGATCAACGCTTGGCACTTGAGTGGGTTAATAAAAATATCGAATTATTCGGCGGTGACCCAACAAAG GTAATGATATTTGGTGAATCAGCTGGTGCTATGAGT AGCAGCATTGATGCAGAGTGGATCTCCATCAAGGCAAGTGGAATACTAGTCAATTTTGCCCGGAGCGTTAACGAATTCGAACATAGCTATACTGCGCTTCCTGCTTCATACCCGCCCCGACAGGCTGCTTATGAATTCATCGCTAATGCGACTGGTTGTGCAAACGATGACTTTGAGTGTCTGCGAAATGCAGATGCCGAGACACTCAAACAAGCCAATTATGACGTTTTCAAG CTACCATCGAACTTAGTTTCGCTCGACCCTTACCCAACAGCGGTTGGGCCAACCCTCTCATCCGGAGACCCCTTCTTGTCTCGACCACCTAGACAAACGATTCACGAAGGCAAGTTTGCGAAGGTCCCCTTCGTATGCGGAA CAAATCTTGACGAAGGAACTCTATTTACTACAAATCCAAACACGACCCAGGAAGTGGTCTCATTCCTCACAACTCAGCTCCCTGGTCTTACATTTGGGATCACAAATACAAGTATTGTGGACCAACTGTTAAACTACTATCCTGAAGATCCGGGTGCTGGATCGCCATACAACACCGGCAATAATACTTTCGGAAAAGCCGCTCAGTACAAACGAGCTGCCAGCGTTATTGGGGACCTCATATTCGAG GCCCCACGAAGGGACTTCCTACAAGCCGCGCGAAAGCTGGGCATTCCATCGTG GTCATATCAATTTGCGCAGACCGGCTTAGCACCAGACTCTCCCGAGCTCGGTGTGCCACATGCGTCCGAAATTCTTTTTGTTGTCCAGTATCTTCCAGAAGAGCCTGAAAGCCACGTAGAGCTAGGTATCGATATTATCGATTACTG GATCTCCCTTGCTTATAACCTCAATCCAAGCGCAACTGGGAATCCGAGCC GAATTACCTGGCCCGCGTATGGCGCTGCGGCCGTTTCATTGAAGCTTGAGGCAGCAAACACAACTGTCATTCAAGACAATTACCGAGGAGACGGGATTGACTTCATTCAATCTAATATTTTAACCTGA
- a CDS encoding ankyrin repeats, giving the protein MIVRGSGPSTSGAVNAGYILGKWDSLHSDMGLRGDAAVSEEQFDQRDPEREGVSVDPGVWMGKAIAMWSGVVIKTYERPHLAGRSAGPCAPPTSKIPLDTPIHLGFAPARTLLAMPAITSSRTVQKAEAKHNVTTEYPNYGLHSAAATGNLGLVSFALTNGQPTNAVLDGVLPIHAAASGGNTRVVRMLIDAGADLNIGRLSRKLGASGGKGRTGASGSAMNIYTAVGGSHIGTGGSTALHFAAANGHIDVLTLLLRCGADLSKVDKHGVTPLMLAERLGRTEAAATLRTWAKENPKPNSNSTPNGTNHSLHAKRSLETLLRGPWAGSRVDLGRFDQNASKVDLSISGESRGELGSGSSGVDLGSGSSRTELGELGFYPPLGGSSLNDSRRPSLPTSAGLLFGPKPSRPRSNRTSWSGGKMRRFISRIKRDGATSWDAGERTPQIDWADEVEFRRGERVAVEMGLKAPSAALLMKRASSQNEAVRPRRKASEFHPEPEYDFLEDEPMESRPVIQDDDDMDDDLDMDTVPTKRVLHPRSYSSSSAGFSHVGRNRLTSPSMPILPLPNESSLMLSAATSTTSIPPATSPRRSRAPSPGQSHMRSLSGGMTSRRGLRGSSSFSSFLPRQPEEVMPSSGDSTVDGTAPVANDPSFQPQGHSEPQPPTDAKGTTSMLESPDGRFRGDSLSSTDSENTNQLSSSMATTDTGITTPSLYAATSPLPPHKGAMTFSPVFETEDLDEIDERSENLGETRRHSVTPVNLRSISTFEQAQDLVRQVEREILEPGSLGPDSPSLAEQLAAYGESLAIERRFARGEAQKRAWLAERRSHDEDADEDEDEEGGWASYVREPIPKIGAPLGRASSVDHRSGKYRSMPPPSRTHSMPARQIPMTPLSSALMAPFSPTSQSRTPERVSFTGALPGSQSRQNSGVLARAAMMPRRTASSHGSYVSRSGSIEIIETAPTPIEFPHRALELHRRSASTGVSGFPWTSYTPYSMAIVNQSPEHSDDADSHYELNSRTAPLSRITTAPSKIGNAIGNAFSRDPDYEPVRRKKLKRFVKQLVNPERSGTEKEITLI; this is encoded by the exons ATGATCGTCAGAGGTAGCGGGCCATCCACCTCGGGCGCAGTTAACGCC GGGTACATTCTAGGCAAGTGGGATAGTCTCCATAGCGATATGGGCCTCCGAGGAGATGCAGCAGTCAGTGAGGAGCAGTTTGATCAAAGGGACCCTGAGAGAGAAGGTGTCAGTGTGGACCCAGGAGTTTGGATGGGAAAGGCCATTGCAATGTGGTCTGGCGTGGTCATAAAGACTTACGAGCGGCCACATCTGGCCGGCCGTT CCGCCGGACCTTGTGCTCCTCCAACCTCAAAAATCCCACTCGATACACCTATTCACCTTGGCTTTGCGCCCGCTCGCACTCTGCTCGCGATGCCGGCCATCACTTCCTCACGAACTGTGCAAAAGGCAGAAGCAAAACACAATGTTACCACAGAAT ACCCAAACTATGGCCTTCATTCTGCTGCCGCCACGGGAAACCTCGGCCTCGTGTCGTTTGCGCTCACAAACGGTCAACCGACAAATGCGGTCCTTGATGGTGTACTTCCCATCCATGCGGCCGCCAGTGGCGGGAATACGCGTGTAGTACGCATGCTTATCGATGCTGGTGCAGATCTCAATATCGGTCGATTATCGCGAAAACTTGGTGCCAGTGGAGGCAAAGGCCGTACGGGCGCCAGTGGGAGCGCGATGAACATCTATACTGCGGTAGGCGGCTCCCATATCGGAACCGGCGGCAGCACTGCGCTTCATTTCGCAGCCGCGAATGGTCATATCGACGTATTGACACTCTTATTGAGATGTGGAGCCGATTTGAGCAAGGTTGACAAGCACGGCGTCACTCCATTGATGCTTGCGGAGAGATTAGGTCGG ACCGAGGCAGCCGCCACTCTACGCACATGGGCAAAAGAGAACCCCAAACCAAATTCGAATTCTACACCGAATGGCACAAACCACAGTCTCCATGCCAAACGTTCTCTCGAAACACTTCTGCGCGGTCCATGGGCTGGCAGTCGAGTCGACCTCGGCCGTTTCGACCAAAACGCTAGCAAGGTCGATCTGAGTATCAGTGGCGAGAGCCGAGGAGAACTGGGATCAGGAAGTAGTGGTGTCGACTTGGGCTCCGGTTCTAGTCGAACAGAGCTCGGTGAGCTCGGCTTTTACCCGCCTCTGGGCGGGTCCTCTCTAAATGATTCGCGCCGACCGAGTCTCCCGACTTCTGCAGGGTTGTTATTTGGTCCGAAGCCATCCAGACCCAGGAGCAATAGGACTTCGTGGAGCGGTGGAAAGATGCGTCGGTTTATTTCGCGTATAAAACGGGACGGCGCAACCAGTTGGGACGCTGGCGAACGCACGCCACAGATTGATTGGGCCGATGAGGTGGAGTTCAGGCGGGGCGAGAGGGTGGCGGTGGAGATGGGTTTGAAAGCCCCAAGTGCCGCCCTCCTGATGAAGAGGGCTTCCAGTCAGAACGAAGCGGTGAGGCCACGTCGCAAGGCGAGCGAATTCCACCCTGAGCCCGAGTACGATTTTCTCGAGGATGAGCCTATGGAGAGTCGGCCCGTCATCCAAGACGACGATGACATGGATGATGATCTAGATATGGATACGGTTCCAACTAAACGAGTACTACACCCTCGATCCTACTCAAGTTCGAGTGCCGGATTCAGTCATGTTGGGAGGAATAGGTTAACTAGCCCCTCAATGCCTATCTTACCGCTTCCTAACGAGTCGTCGTTGATGCTATCCGCCGCGACTTCGACGACATCGATTCCGCCTGCCACATCGCCTCGACGATCCCGCGCACCCTCACCAGGCCAGTCACATATGCGTTCGCTTTCCGGAGGGATGACTTCTCGCCGGGGACTACGTGGTTCGAGCAGCTTTAGCTCATTCTTGCCGAGGCAGCCAGAGGAAGTTATGCCGAGCAGCGGGGATAGCACAGTTGACGGGACGGCGCCTGTAGCAAATGATCCGAGTTTCCAGCCCCAGGGCCACTCAGAACCGCAGCCACCGACGGACGCAAAAGGTACTACATCGATGCTCGAGTCCCCCGACGGTCGGTTCCGCGGAGACTCGCTCTCTTCTACCGATTCGGAAAACACAAATCAACTTTCCTCATCTATGGCAACAACTGACACCGGGATCACCACACCGTCACTGTATGCGGCCACTTCACCACTTCCACCTCACAAGGGTGCGATGACCTTTTCGCCCGTGTTCGAAACCGAGGATCTGGACGAGATTGATGAGCGCAGTGAGAACTTGGGCGAGACGAGGCGGCACTCGGTCACTCCCGTCAACCTGCGGTCGATCAGCACATTCGAACAAGCGCAAGATTTGGTGCGCCAAGTCGAGAGGGAAATTCTCGAACCCGGCTCCCTAGGTCCAGATTCCCCTTCGCTGGCCGAGCAGCTGGCGGCATATGGCGAAAGCTTGGCGATTGAACGCCGGTTCGCGCGAGGCGAAGCTCAGAAACGTGCTTGGTTGGCTGAACGGAGGAGCCACGATGAGGACGCGGACGAAGATGAGGACGAAGAGGGCGGCTGGGCCTCGTATGTACGCGAGCCCATCCCGAAGATTGGTGCACCGTTGGGCAGGGCTTCGAGCGTGGATCATCGTTCCGGCAAATACAGGTCGATGCCTCCACCTAGCCGGACACACTCAATGCCAGCCCGCCAGATTC CCATGACTCCCCTCTCCAGTGCGTTAATGGCGCCCTTTAGTCCGACCTCGCAGTCTCGTACTCCGGAGCGTGTAAGTTTCACCGGAGCGTTGCCCGGGTCTCAGTCTCGTCAAAACTCGGGAGTTCTGGCTCGTGCGGCCATGATGCCCCGTAGGACCGCCTCGAGCCACGGTTCGTACGTAAGCCGGTCGGGATCGATTGAAATCATCGAGACGGCACCCACCCCCATTGAATTTCCTCACCGCGCGCTCGAACTTCACCGCCGTTCGGCCAGCACCGGTGTCTCAGGATTCCCTTGGACATCCTACACACCTTATAGCATGGCAATTGTCAATCAATCCCCAGAACACTCAGACGATGCCGACAGCCACTATGAGCTCAACTCGCGCACCGCCCCGCTCTCACGCATCACCACTGCCCCCTCCAAAATCGGGAATGCGATCGGGAATGCGTTTTCGCGCGATCCAGATTACGAGCCCGTGCGCCGCAAAAAATTGAAGCGATTCGTAAAACAGCTTGTCAACCCTGAGCGCTCTGGTACAGAGAAAGAGATCACCCTCATATGA
- a CDS encoding cytochrome P450 family protein, giving the protein MSTGSIAAVLGNIACFVLKYGTIWLALYFGRYLVTLWIVDPYRSYLRFLPGPPIDGRFVDRQLWDLQNPQLTPKLHEEYEKLYGKTIKFQGMAYFDQRLMTVDPVSINYMINRASDIFQKPWQTRRFIGRLVSGGADNQGIFTTEGEMHRKLRRVIAPAFSYQSVKNLTPLFFHKSFELRDKLRSVLAVPQTVSRPGVEVEQFPGEPSPRVRMDLHNWIGRATFDIIGVAGFGYEFHSIQEETNTFYDAYRCMFNALRQVENKLHNLGLFFPQWVANCLPDARTKEVKRCRKIIEAETRALFAKRREGIAAEKAAGATVGKDFVMLNLLLRSNEADSVYLTESEIIAQIDSIMFAGHDTTSMAIQWALWELTRYPPVQARLRAELAPLVPILKDFVPAGPSETGHKYADLTGELGDLAARLDALPYLEKFVREVLRFHPSVHSTFRVAMKDDIIPVSEPVRNQNGEISKAWVGDHKTGLSSGGIRIRKGEFIHIPIEGMHLLKSVWGEDAHDFNPDRWDSLPAKVKASPGLYANLMSFSVGPNSCPASRWALVEIKVMLAVMIASFEFTGASPMSAHNFLVGRPYERNKFEKGHRMPLILTPL; this is encoded by the exons ATGTCAACTGGGTCTATCGCGGCCGTGTTGGGCAATATTGCTTGCTTCGTTCTCAAGTACGGTACGATCTGGCTTGCGCTCTACTTTGGGCGTTACCTTGTCACATTATGG ATCGTCGACCCCTACAGGAGTTATCTTCGATTCCTGCCCGGCCCTCCCATCGATGGACGTTTCGTCGATCGACAACTATGGGACTTACAGAA CCCTCAGCTCACCCCGAAATTGCACGAAGAATATGAGAAGCTATACGGGAAGACTATAAAATTCCAGGGAATGGCATAC TTCGACCAGCGCCTCATGACTGTCGACCCAGTTTCAATCAATTACAT GATTAATCGTGCAAGTGACATATTCCAAAAACCGTGGCAGACTCGCCGGTTTATTGGCAGGTTGGTTAGCGGTG GTGCAGACAATCAGGGTATTTTCACCACTGAAGGCGAAATGCATCGCAAACTCCGGCGTGTTATTGCCCCTGCCTTCTCCTACCAATCGGTCAAGAACCTCACTCCCCTCTTTTTCCACAAATCCTTCGAA CTTCGTGACAAGTTGCGTTCTGTGCTTGCAGTACCACAGACGGTTTCGCGCCCAGGTGTCGAGGTTGAGCAGTTCCCTGGAGAGCCATCTCCCCGCGTGCGAATGGATTTGCACAATTGGATTGGACGAGCAACGTTCGACATTATCGGAGTGGCCG GCTTTGGCTACGAGTTCCATTCAATCCAAGAAGAAACGAACACGTTCTACGATGCCTATAGATGTATGTTCAATGCCCTTCGTCAGGTCGAAAACAAACTGCATAATTTGGGACTTTTCTTCCCCCAGTGGGTTGCAAACTGCCTT CCCGATGCACGTACCAAGGAGGTCAAACGATGCAGAAAGATTATTGAAGCGGAAACTAGGGCGTTGTTTGCAAAGCGCCGTGAAGGGATTGCAGCCGAAAAGGCTGCTGGGGCTACTGTCGGCAAAGACTTCGTAATGCTCAATCTTCTTC TGCGTTCGAATGAAGCCGACAGTGTCTATCTTACCGAATCGGAGATCATAGCCCAAATCGATTCGATTATGTTTGCCGGCCATGATACAACCAGTATGGCCATACAATGGGCCCTCTGGGAACTAACTCGCTATCCCCCAGTCCAAGCTCGCCTAAGAGCGGAACTTGCGCCTCTTGTGCCCATTTTGAAGGACTTTGTTCCCGCTGGCCCTTCAGAAACTGGTCACAAATATGCAGATCTTACGGGTGAACTTGGGGACCTCGCCGCGCGACTTGACGCTCTTCCTTACTTGGAGAAATTCGTCCGCGAAGTCCTACGGTTTCACCCCAGTGTTCATAGCACGTTCCGGGTCGCCATGAAGGATGACATTATTCCTGTCTCTGAGCCTGTGCGAAACCAGAACGGCGAAATCTCCAAGGCTTGGGTTGGGGATCACAAAACGGGCTTATCTTCGGGAGGCATCCGAATTCGCAAGGGGGAATTCATACACATTCCTATCGAAGGCATGCATCTGCTTAAATCAGTTTGGGGCGAAGATGCACACGATTTCAA TCCAGACCGATGGGATAGCCTACCTGCCAAGGTCAAGGCAAGCCCAGGCTTATACGCCAACTTGATGAGCTTTTCTGTCGGGCCCAAT TCTTGCCCTGCCTCTCGTTGGGCTCTTGTCGAGATCAAGGTTATGCTGGCGGTGATGATCGCCTCATTCGAGTTCACAGGTGCAAGTCCAATGAGCGCTCACAATTTTCTCGTCGGGAGACCATACGAGAGGAACAAGTTTGAGAAGG GACACCGGATGCCTCTAATCTTAACTCCTCTCTAA